From the genome of Ignavibacteriota bacterium:
GATGGTACAGGTCATACCATGCGAACCCTGCATCGTGTTCCTGAGGCGGGAACCTCCTTCCGGGGCCATGCGTTGCCTACTACATCCCCCATCTCCCGATGCTGGCAGTTGCTACTCCCTGAGACCAAATCCAGGAGGCACCCATGACCACACTGCACTATTCGATCCTCATCAACGCCGGCCGTACGACCGTCTGGACCACCATGCTGGAGGACCGTACGTATCGTGAATGGACCCGCCCGTTCCGCGACGGCTGCTACTATGAAGGGAGCTGGAAAAAGGGGAGCGAGATACGGTTCCTCGCACCTACTGACGACGGCGGCGAAGCGGGGATGTTCAGCCGGATCAAGGAGAATATCCCGCACCAGTTCATCTCCATCGAACACATCGGCCTGATCATGAACGGTGAAGTGGATACGACCAGCGACGAGGTGAAGAAATGGACGCCGTCGTTCGAAAACTATACGTTCACGGATCTCGGGAGCGGAACGGAACTCAAGGTCGACATGCAGATCGAAGACGAGTATGTCACGATGATGAATGACACCTGGCCGAACGCCCTGAAAGTGCTCAAAAAGCTGTGCGAAAAGCCCGGGGCATAGTCTCCTCAGACGGCACCGGGACCGCATGATCCCTCTGGTTGTTGTCGCAGTTCGATGTTGATTCTGCCGTGGCGATTCCCTATACTTTTTCAGAACGGATCGGTGCACATCCCGGATGATCCGAAACCCGCATACTGATGGTTAGATCCATGGAACGCGCGCAGTATCCTCCTCCGATGATCTCTGGTTCGCTCCCGCGCTGCCGCGAGATCCGGTGCTCTTTCCTGGTGCCCCTTCGTGCGTGAACCCCGCTCCCACGACATGACCCTCCTGTGTGACTGACAACACCGTGGACGACCGCGTCACATCATTGCAGGAGAACCTGTCGGCGCTTCTGGACGGCCGCGCGACCCGCCAGCAGGTGGACGCCGTGATCGCGGTGTGCCATGCGCTGGCACTTACGCACGTCCGCAGCAAACGCAGCGCGTGGCGGATGATGGAGTTCCATGGCGTCAGCCATGCCGACCTCGCCTACGATTGCATCGCAGAGCTCTTCAGAAGAGATGATGCAGGGGTGTTCACCGACCTGCAGGCGTTCTTCAAGGACCTTTCCCCCGGTACCGCGGACAGCGCGGAGATCCTGGTCCATCTCCGCAGGCTCGTGTTTGCAAAGACGAACCGGACCCTCTCCCGCCTGATCGCCGATACCGACAGCCTCTTCTTCCGCATCACGCGCAACGTCCGCCTTGCTGCCTCGATGAGCGGACTCTTCGAAGAGACAGAGCGCTTCGGCGAAACACTGCTCGTCCCCGCGGGCATCGACCCGCAGTACCATCTTCCGTACCTGGCCGATGCGCGACTCGCACAGGTGGTGTGGAACGCCTACTCGCTGTCTGCGCTGATCCCCGTGTTCATGAGCCGGCTGCACGAGGCGTTGGCCGGGGTGCATGACGCATGCCGGGTGATACCGTTGATGCCGGTGGTCCTGCTCATCAAGGAAGTGCATGAAGGCCACTATGCGCATCGGGAGTCGGCGGTGCGTCCCGACGCGCTTGCGGAAGATGCGGCTCTGGAGATCGTTGCCGTTGCTCGCCGGGAAACCGGTGAACGATTTCAACGGGAGTACGTGGGGAAGGGGAAGGTAACGCTGGAGGAGTTCACGGCATACCTGAATGCGATCCAGAGTATCCTCGTCACGCGCATCGCAGAGGACGCCGGGAATGAACTATCGTTGTTCTCGGCTCTGAAGGGGGAATTGGGGGATGTAGCGGAGGAGTGCTACAAGCGTATGCACCGATCCCGGATCGAATATATGGCCCGCTACATGCACCAGCGTGTGGCTGAACATCTCAAATGAATCCGGTCAGGTTTCAGCATGGACGGCCGGATGCGCAAAGGTAGAGGTGATGGTTCATTGTGACGAACATACCCTGGAACTCTATGTGACCGGCTCGGGCCGGGTCCGGGACCAGAGGGCGGCGATCGAAGCGCATCTTGCCGAATGCGCCACCTGTGGCGATCTTGTGGCCCGCATGAGGGACTACTACGCCGGTTTTCATGCGCATCTCCCGGAGGTCGGAACCGGGATGGCCGCAAACAGCGGAGCCCTGGCCCGGCGTGAAATGAACGTCGGCCCTGCCTACCGCCGGGACATCCGCACCATCCCCGTGGAGCGCTTCGGCCCGCTCGCGAGGGCACAGAGATTCGTGCGCCACCATCCCGTAGCTGCGTCTGCGGGATCCACGTTCATTCTCGGCGCGCTCGGACTTCTGCTGTATCTCTCCTGGCCCGCACAGGGCGTGGAAAAGAATCCGTCGTACCCCCACTATGTGCAAGATCAAGGCCTTGTGGAGATCCGGAATGCTGAGAACAAACCGCTCTGGGACCTTCGCGCCAACGCGAATCTGACCGAATACGGACGTGCACCGGAGGCGAGCGTGGCGAAGTATCTCAGCATCCGCGATCTGGACGGCGACCATGTCAATGAAGTGATCACGGTCCTTCCCCAGAACGACGCGACGTACCCCGGTTCATTGCGCATCTACGATGCGAGGAAGAACCTCCTGAGAGAACGGGAGTTCTCTGAAGAATTCAATTACCTCAACCGGTCGTATGTGCCCGCCATCGATATCGGATCGATGCTCGTCGATGACGTTGTGGCAACCGGCCGTCCGGAGATCTGGGTCACAGGGAACAGCCGCGACCGATCGCCGGGTGTGACGATCCGCATGGATGCAATGGGTGCGCTCCTGGGAGGGTACTGGCACTTCGGACAGTTGCGGGAGATCTCGTGTCTTCCTTCCAGCCCGGGACACTCGAAGCAGATCCTGCTTGCGGGGACCAGCGATGCGGATGATACGACGCACGGTATCACGTCGGTGATCGTTGTCCTCGATCCGGCAAAGGTCACCAGCGTCGGGCGGTCCACCAGGAATCCGGGATTTCATTTCCCCGTGTCGGAGGCAGAAGAGTATTACATTGAACTTCCGACAACGGATATGAATGTTGCGCTGAAGACCCTGCCGGCGCCACCCGAATTCCGTGACATCACACCGACGATGATCCTCGTCCGTTCATCCACCCGGCCGGGCGAAGATCCGGCGGGGTTCTTCGAGATCGATTTTCTGTTCGACAGGGATATGAAGGTCCTCGAGGTCAAGAGCAACAATCACACCGATGACGTGCGGCGTGAGCTTCTGCAGCGCGGACTGGTCCGCGGACCGATCGACCGGGCATATTTGGATGAGCTCAAAAGCCGCGTCCGGTATTGGGATGGCAGGCAGTTGGTGAAGGAAGCGGTGCGGGTCAGGCGCCAGGCCGACGTGGCGCAGCAGGGAAACTGACCCGTACGTTTCCGCTCATTGTCCGGCCGCCCGATCAGCGAACCACGGCCCCGTGCGCGGAAGAGATCGAAGGATCTGCGTGAGTGATCACCGGTCCCGCCGCATGCAGCCTCCGCCAGATGAGATATCCGACAGCGCTCACGACCACCGCAACCAGCACACCGGATTCTCCGAGCCACAGACCGCGATCAACGCCGCCGGTATAGCTGGTGAACGGCCCTTCGATCACTGCATTCCATGCGGCGTGTCCGATCACCGCGCTCCACACGCTGCCTGTTCGTAACCGGAGCGTTCCCCAGAAGACGGACATCCCGACAGCGAAGACCAGGAAGAGGGCTGCAGCCAGAAGCGGCCGGGTGCCTGCTCCATACTGTCCGGTGAGTATGGCCGGGACATGCCAGAGCCCCCAGATGATGCCGCTGACCGTCAGTGGCCAACGGATGCCCGCCTGCACGAGACGGGGGAGAAGATATCCGCGCCAACCGAATTCCTCGCCCGCGGCGGTGATCATTCCCACGACACCACCCACGATCGTTGCTGTCGCCACCGCCAGAAGGAACCGCACGACGCCGGGTTCCATGCCAACATACCACCCCCCCGTGGGAACAACAAACTGCGCCAACCCGGTGAGCCAGGCAGCTCCGTACGCGACGAAGCCGACGGCCGCAGGAAAGGCGAGCGCGGCGCCGATCGCGCGCATACCACCGCGTCCGCCCACGCGGAACGAAACATCGCTGAATCCCTCGCGCTGCACGAGTCGTGTGATGAATGACGCCAGTGCCGGCACCCACATGAGGGCGACCATGAACGGCAGCATGGCGGGGTCTTCAACGCGTCGGCCGGATCCGATCACCGCTGTCAGCAACGGCACGGTACCGATGATCGTGAGTGTCAGGAATATCGCCAGTCCCTTCCGGGCGCGCTGTTGTTCGGATATGTCGGGGGTCATCGTCATGTGTGTGGAGTCGTGTGGTGTCTGTTCTGTGAGCTATGCCCCCGGAAAACAATGAAGGCCCGCGGGAGAGTGTGACCACGGGCCTTCTTCAATGAGCGTCCTTCTTTCTTTTCGTACGGTGGAACGCAGCGGTTGTTGCGGGAGTGCGCCGCGATACGGTGTGCAGGCTTGACAACGGTTGTGGGTCTCAGTATGTTAGCATCAGACCGACTCCCGGTTGGAACTCTCCGATCTTCTGAAAGCCGTCCATGCGCATCGTCCCGTCTCTCCTGCTGATCATCACATCGATCATCGGCATTGCAGCCCATGCCGGCGCGGGCACCCCCGATTCGTCCATGTTCACATGGGTGCGTCATTCGCGCAACCCTGTCTTTGCTGCCACGCCCGGCACCTGGCGTGATGTGCAGTGTGCCAACCCGGATCTGTTGGTATGGGGCGACACCTGCTTCATGTACTTCCGCGGACAACAGGGCGGACACGATCGTATCGGGGTCGCGACCATTCCGCGCAAAGAGTTCGACGGATCCACCTGGAACATCCATCCATCGCCCATCGTTGACGTGGGTGGGCCGGGTACATGGGACGAGAACCACGCACTGGATCCCGCGACGGTCCTGTACAAAGGAAAGGTCTATCTCTATTATACTGCTTCGAGTCCGCGTGAAGACCGGAGCGTATGCATGGCGGTGTCCAACGATGGAAGGAATTTCACCAAGTACGAAGGCAACCCCGTGGTGATCGGCGGCGCGCCGGAAGTCGTCGTGAAGGATGATGTGTTCTATCTGTACTTCTGGAAAGCCGTACCGGGAAGAAAGGGGTTCCAGTTGCACTATGCAACTTCGGGCGACGGCTATCACTTCATCGAGCCGCAGGCCGGGCCGGTGCTTCCGGTAGGCAAGGAGGGGGAATGGGATTCCTTCACGGTGGAGACGCCGCGGATCTTCAAAGAGGGCTTGCTCTATTATATGCTCTACTGTGGGTCGGACATCAACAAGGACTACCCGTATCATGCCGGGCTAGCGACATCCACCGACCTGGTGCAGTGGACGAAGTACCCGCGCAACCCGGTGTTCAGCCGGGGCGAGGAAGGTGCGTGGGATGAAGGAGCGATATGGTTCACGACGGTCGAGAAGATGAACGGCGTGTACTACATGTGGTATGAAGGATACGGGGGCGGTACCTCGCGCACGGTGCCGTACGGCAGCTATCTCAAAGGAGGGAAGTCGCAGGTAGGGATGGCGACGATGAGGGCGCCCTATTTCTATGAACGCCCGCCGGTGAACGGACAGACGAAGTGACGTCGGCCTGCGCAACGCGACTCAGATCTCCCCGTATAACGATATACTGCAAGTCCTTGCAGCATACCATTATCCGGCAATAACAGGGTTCAATCCATGAAAACGCGGCTTCTGTTCCTCCTCATGCTCCTTCCCGTCCTTGCGCTGGCCCAGGAAGCAACACTGCTCAGCGGCGAGGTCTCCCACGGCGGCTTTGGCGGTCCTGTCGTCAAGGTCACACGCATCAACGGTCAGGACGCCGTCCTTGTCGGTGGGCGTGGCGGGTGGATCATCAATCATACCTTCGTCATCGGCGGAGGCGGATACGGACT
Proteins encoded in this window:
- a CDS encoding CPBP family intramembrane metalloprotease, whose protein sequence is MTMTPDISEQQRARKGLAIFLTLTIIGTVPLLTAVIGSGRRVEDPAMLPFMVALMWVPALASFITRLVQREGFSDVSFRVGGRGGMRAIGAALAFPAAVGFVAYGAAWLTGLAQFVVPTGGWYVGMEPGVVRFLLAVATATIVGGVVGMITAAGEEFGWRGYLLPRLVQAGIRWPLTVSGIIWGLWHVPAILTGQYGAGTRPLLAAALFLVFAVGMSVFWGTLRLRTGSVWSAVIGHAAWNAVIEGPFTSYTGGVDRGLWLGESGVLVAVVVSAVGYLIWRRLHAAGPVITHADPSISSAHGAVVR